A region of Hevea brasiliensis isolate MT/VB/25A 57/8 unplaced genomic scaffold, ASM3005281v1 Scaf263, whole genome shotgun sequence DNA encodes the following proteins:
- the LOC131176867 gene encoding DNA-directed RNA polymerase subunit beta'': MEVLMAERANLVFHNKVIDGTAIKRLISRLIDHFGMAYTSHILDQVKTLGFQQATATSISLGIDDLLTIPSKGWLVQDAEQQSLILEKHYHYGNVHAIEKLRQSIEIWYATSEYLRQEMNLNFRMTEPFNPVHIMSFSGARGNTSQVHQLVGMRGLMSDPQGQMIDLPIQSNLREGLSLTEYIISCYGARKGVVDTAVRTSDAGYLTRRLVEVVQHIVVRRTDCGTTRGISVSPRNGMMSERILIQTLIGRVLADNIYMGLRCIAIRNQDIGIGLANRFITFRTQTISIRTPFTCRSTSWICRLCYGRSPTHGDLVELGEAVGIIAGQSIGEPGTQLTLRTFHTGGVFTGGTAEHVRAPSNGKIKFNEDLVHPIRTRHGHPAFLCYIDLYVTIESQDIIHNVTIPPKSFLLVQNDQYVESEQVIAEIRARTYTLNFKEKVRKHIYSDSEGEMHWSTDVYHAPEFTYSNVHLLPKTSHLWILSGSSCGSSIVSFSLHKDQDQMNVHSLSVKRRYISSPSVNNDQVKHKFFSSDFSGKKESEIPDYSELNRIICTGHCNLIYPTILYENSDLLAKRRRNKFIIPFQSIQEREKELMTHSAISIEIPINGIFRRNSVFVYFDDPQYRRKSSGITKYGAIGVHSIVKKEDLIEYRGVKEFKPKYQTKVDCFFFIPEEVYILPESSSLMVRNNSIIGVDTQIALNTRSRVGGLVRVERKKKKMELKIFSGDIHFPGETDKISRHSGILMPPGTVKTNSKESKKVKNWIYIQRITPTKKKYFVLVRPVIIYEIANGINLETLFPQDLLQEKDNLKLRVVNYILYGTGKPIRGISDTSIQLVRTCLVLNWDQDKKSSSIEEARAFFVEISTNGLIRDFLRINLVKSHISYIGRKRNDPSGSELISNNGSDRTNINPFYPIYSKTRIQQSLKQNQGTISTLLNRNKECKSLIILSSSNCFRMDPFNDVKHHNGIKESIKRDPIIPIRNSLGPLGTALQISNFYLFYHFNLILITHNQISVTKYSKLDNLKQTFQVLKYYLMDENGRIVNPDPCSNSVLNPFNLNWYFLHHNYCEERFTIISLGQFICENLCMAKKGPHLKSGQVIIVHIDSVVIRSAKPYLATPGATVHGHYGEILYEGNTLVTFIYEKSRSGDITQGLPKVEQVLEVRSIDSISINLEKRVEGWNECITRILGIPWGFLIGTELTIVQSRISLVNKIKKVYRSQGVQIHNRHIEIIVRQITSKVLVSEDGMSNVFSPGELIGLLRAERTGRALEEAICYGAILLGITRASLNTQSFISEASFQETTRVLAKAALRGRIDWLKGLKENVVLGGMIPVGTGFKGLVQGSRQHKNIPLKTKKKHLFEGEFRDRDILFHYRELFDSCISKNFYDTSEQPFIGFNDS; the protein is encoded by the coding sequence ATGGAGGTACTTATGGCCGAACGGGCCAATCTGGTCTTTCACAATAAAGTGATAGATGGAACTGCCATTAAACGACTTATTAGCAGATTAATAgatcattttggaatggcatatACATCACACATCCTGGATCAAGTAAAGACTCTGGGTTTCCAGCAAGCCACTGCTACATCCATTTCATTAGGAATTGATGATCTTTTAACAATACCTTCTAAGGGATGGCTAGTCCAAGATGCTGAACAACAAAGTTTGATTTTGGAAAAACACTATCATTATGGAAATGTACACGCGATAGAAAAATTACGCCAATCTATTGAGATATGGTATGCTACAAGTGAATATTTGCGACAAGAAATGAACCTGAATTTTAGGATGACAGAACCCTTTAATCCAGTCCATATAATGTCTTTTTCGGGAGCTAGGGGAAATACATCTCAAGTACACCAATTAGTAGGTATGAGAGGATTAATGTCGGATCCACAAGGACAAATGATTGATTTACCCATTCAAAGCAATTTACGCGAGGGACTGTCTTTAACAGAATATATCATTTCTTGCTATGGAGCCCGAAAAGGGGTTGTCGATACTGCTGTACGAACATCAGATGCTGGATATCTTACGCGTAGACTTGTTGAAGTAGTTCAACACATTGTTGTACGTAGAACAGATTGTGGGACCACCCGAGGGATCTCTGTGAGTCCTCGAAATGGGATGATGTCGGAAAGAATTTTGATTCAAACATTAATTGGTCGTGTATTAGCAGACAATATATATATGGGTCTACGATGCATTGCCATTCGAAATCAAGATATTGGGATTGGGCTTGCCAATCGATTCATAACCTTTCGAACACAAACAATATCTATTCGAACTCCCTTTACTTGTAGGAGTACGTCTTGGATCTGTCGATTATGTTATGGTCGGAGTCCTACTCATGGCGATCTAGTAGAATTGGGGGAAGCCGTAGGTATTATTGCGGGTCAATCCATTGGAGAGCCGGGTACTCAACTAACATTAAGAACGTTTCATACCGGCGGAGTATTCACAGGGGGTACTGCAGAACATGTACGAGCCCcctctaatggaaaaataaaatttaatgaggATTTGGTTCATCCCATACGTACACGTCATGGGCATCCTGCTTTTCTATGTTATATAGACTTGTATGTAACTATTGAGAGTCAAGATATTATACATAACGTGACTATTCCACCAAAAAGTTTCCTTTTAGTTCAAAATGATCAATATGTAGAATCAGAACAAGTGATTGCTGAAATTCGGGCGAGAACATACACTTTGAATTTTAAAGAGAAGGTCCGAAAACATATTTATTCCGATTCAGAAGGGGAAATGCACTGGAGTACTGATGTGTACCATGCACCCGAATTTACATATAGTAATGTCCATCTCTTACCAAAAACAAGCCATTTATGGATATTATCAGGAAGTTCGTGCGGATCCAGTATAGTTTCTTTTTCACTACACAAGGATCAAGATCAAATGAATGTTCATTCTCTTTCTGTCAAAAGAAGATATATTTCTAGTCCTTCCGTAAATAATGATCAAGTGAAACACAAATTCTTTAGTTCAGATTTTTCGGGTAAAAAAGAAAGTGAGATTCCTGATTATTCAGAACTTAATCGAATCATATGTACCGGTCATTGTAATCTCATATATCCTACTATTCTCTACGAGAATTCTGATTTATTGGCAAAGAGGCGAAGAAATAAATTCATCATCCCATTCCAATCAATTCAAGAACGAGAGAAAGAACTAATGACCCACTCCGCTATCTCGATTGAAATACCTATAAATGGTATTTTCCGTAGAAATAGTGTTTTTGTTTATTTCGACGATCCCCAATACCGAAGAAAGAGTTCAGGAATTACTAAATATGGGGCTATAGGGGTGCATTCAATCGTCAAAAAAGAAGATTTGATTGAGTATCGGGGAGTCAAAGAATTTAAGCCAAAATACCAAACGAAAGTGGATTGCTTTTTTTTCATTCCCGAGGAAGTGTATATTTTACCCGAATCTTCTTCCCTAATGGTACGGAACAATAGTATCATTGGAGTAGATACACAAATCGCTTTAAATACAAGAAGTCGGGTGGGCGGATTGGTCCGAgtggagagaaaaaaaaaaaaaatggaacttAAAATCTTTTCTGGAGATATCCATTTTCCGGGAGAGACAGATAAAATATCCCGACACAGTGGTATCTTAATGCCACCAGGAACGGTAAAAACAAATTCTAAGGAAtcaaaaaaagtgaaaaattggaTCTATATCCAACGAATCACACCTACCAAGAAAAAGTATTTTGTTTTGGTTCGACCAGTAATCATATATGAGATAGCGAACGGTATAAATTTAGAAACACTTTTCCCCCAGGATCTATTGCAGGAAAAGGATAATCTGAAACTTCGAGTTgtcaattatattctttatgggacTGGTAAACCCATTCGGGGAATTTCTGACACAAGTATTCAATTAGTTCGTACTTGTTTAGTGTTGAATTGGGACCAAGACAAAAAAAGTTCTTCTATCGAAGAGGCCCGCGCTTTTTTTGTTGAAATAAGCACAAATGGTCTGATTCGTGATTTCCTAAGAATCAACCTAGTGAAATCCCATATTTCATATATCGGTAGAAAAAGGAATGATCCATCAGGTTCAGAACTGATCTCTAATAATGGGTCAGATCGCACCAATATTAATCCATTTTATCCCATTTATTCCAAGACAAGGATTCAACAATCACTTAAACAAAATCAAGGAACTATTAGTACGTTGTTGAATAGAAATAAGGAATGTAAATCTTTGATAATTTTGTCATCATCTAATTGTTTTCGAATGGATCCATTCAACGATGTAAAACATCACAATGGAATAAAAGAATCAATTAAAAGAGATCCTATAATTCCAATTAGAAATTCGTTGGGCCCTTTAGGAACAGCCCTTCAAATTtcgaatttttatttattttaccattttaatttaatattaataactcaTAATCAGATCTCGGTAACTAAATATTCGAAACTTGACAATTTAAAACAGACTTTTCAAGtacttaaatattatttaatggaTGAAAACGGGAGAATTGTTAATCCCGATCCATGCAGTAACAGCGTTTTGAATCCATTCAATTTGaattggtattttctccatcataATTATTGTGAAGAAAGATTCACAATAATTAGCCTGGGACAGTTTATTTGTGAAAATTTATGTATGGCCAAAAAGGGACCACATCTAAAATCGGGTCAAGTTATAATTGTTCACATTGACTCTGTAGTAATAAGATCCGCTAAGCCTTATTTGGCCACTCCAGGAGCAACCGTTCATGGCCATTATGGAGAAATCCTTTACGAAGGAAATACATTAGTtacatttatatatgaaaaatcgAGATCTGGTGATATAACGCAGGGTCTTCCAAAAGTGGAACAAGTGTTAGAAGTGCGTTCAATTGATTCAATATCAATAAACCTAGAAAAGAGAGTGGAGGGTTGGAACGAGTGTATAACAAGAATTCTGGGAATTCCTTGGGGATTCTTGATTGGTACTGAGCTAACTATAGTGCAAAGTCGTATCTCTTTAGTTAATAAGATCAAAAAGGTTTATCGATCCCAAGGGGTGCAGATCCATAATAGGCATATAGAAATTATTGTACGTCAAATAACATCAAAAGTATTGGTTTCAGAAGACGGAATGTCTAATGTTTTTTCACCCGGAGAACTAATTGGATTGTTGCGAGCGGAACGAACGGGACGCGCTTTGGAAGAAGCCATCTGTTACGGGGCCATATTATTGGGAATAACGCGAGCATCTCTGAATACTCAAAGTTTCATATCCGAGGCTAGTTTTCAAGAAACTACTCGCGTTTTAGCAAAAGCTGCTCTCCGCGGTCGTATCGATTGGTTGAAAGGCCTGAAAGAAAACGTTGTTCTAGGCGGTATGATACCCGTTGGTACCGGATTCAAAGGATTAGTGCAAGGCTCAAGGCAACATAAGAACATTCCTTTGAAAACCAAAAAGAAGCATTTATTCGAGGGGGAATTTAGAGATAGAGATATTTTATTCCACTACAGAGAGTTATTTGATTCTTGCATTTCAAAAAATTTCTATGATACATCAGAACAACCATTTATAGGATTTAATGATTCCTAA
- the LOC131176868 gene encoding DNA-directed RNA polymerase subunit beta produces MKNDPIMGFFFLINGKIKMLGDGNGGMSTIPGFNQIQFEGFCRFIDQGLTEELYKFPKIEDTDQEIEFQLFVETYQLVEPLIKERDAVYESITYSSELYVSAGLIWKTSRDMQEQTIFIGNIPLMNSLGTFIINGIYRIVINQILQSPGIYYRSELDHNGISVYTGTIISDWGGRVELEIDRKARIWARVSRKQKISILVLSSAMGLNLREILENVCYPEIFLSFLNDKEKKKIGSKENAILEFYQQFTCVGGDPIFSESLCKELQKKFFQQRCELGKIGRLNMNRRLNLDIPHNNTFLLPRDILAAADRLIEMKFGMGTLDDMNHLKNKRIRSVADLLQDQFGLALIRLENVVRGTICGAIRHKLIPTPQNLVTSTPLTTTYESFFGLHPLSQVLDRTNPLTQIVHGRKLSYLGPGGLTGRTASFRIRDIHPSHYGRICPIDTSEGINVGLIGSLAIHAKIGHWGSLESPFYEISEGSKKVRMFYLSPNREEYYMVAAGNYLALNRGVQEKQVAPARYRQEFLTIAWEQVHLRSIFPFQYFSIGASLIPFIEHNDANRALMSSNMQRQAVPLSRSEKCIVGTGLERQVALDSGVPAIAEHEGKIIYTDIDKIILSGNGDTLRIPLVMYQRSNKNTCMHQKTQLRRGKCIKKGQVLADGAATVGGELALGKNVLVAYMPWEGYNFEDAVLISERLVYEDIYTSFHIRKYEIQTHVTSQGPERITNEIPHLEAHLLRNLDKNGIVMLGSWVETGDILVGKLTPQMAKESSYAPEDRLLRAILGIQVSTSKETCLKLPIGGRGRVIDVRWIQKKGGSSYNPETIRVYILQKREIKVGDKVAGRHGNKGIISKILPRQDMPYLQDGRPVDMVFNPLGVPSRMNVGQIFECSLGLTGDLLDRHYRIAPFDERYEQEASRKLVFSELYEASKQTANPWVFEPEYPGKSRIFDGRTGDPFEQPVIIGKPYILKLIHQVDDKIHGRSSGHYALVTQQPLRGRAKQGGQRVGEMEVWALEGFGVSHILQEMLTYKSDHIRARQEVLGTTIIGGTIPKPEDAPESFRLLVRELRSLALELNHFLVSEKNFQINRKEA; encoded by the coding sequence ATGAAGAATGATCCAAtaatgggatttttttttttaataaacgggAAAATCAAAATGCTCGGGGATGGAAATGGGGGAATGTCTACAATACCTGGATTTAATCAGATACAATTTGAAGGATTTTGTAGGTTCATTGATCAGGGCTTAACAGAAGAACTTTATAAGtttccaaaaattgaagatacaGATCAAGAAATTGAATTTCAATTATTTGTGGAAACATATCAATTAGTAGAACCCTTGATAAAAGAAAGAGATGCTGTATATGAATCAATTACATATTCTTCTGAATTATATGTATCCGCAGGATTAATTTGGAAAACCAGTAGGGATATGCAAGAACAAACAATTTTTATTGGAAACATTCCTCTAATGAATTCCCTGGGAACTTTTATAATAAATGGAATATACAGAATTGTGATCAATCAAATATTGCAGAGTCCCGGTATCTATTACCGGTCAGAATTGGATCATAATGGAATTTCGGTCTATACTGGCACCATAATATCAGATTGGGGGGGAAGAGTAGAATTAGAGATTGATAGAAAAGCAAGGATATGGGCTCGTGTGAGTAGGAAACAGAAAATATCTATTCTAGTTTTATCATCAGCTATGGGTTTGAATCTAAGAGAAATTTTAGAGAATGTGTGCTACCCTGAAATTTTCTTATCTTTCCTGAatgataaggaaaaaaaaaaaattgggtcAAAGGAAAATGCCATTTTGGAGTTTTATCAACAATTTACTTGTGTAGGCGGAGATCCAATATTTTCTGAATCCTTATGTAAGGAATTACAAAAGAAATTCTTTCAACAAAGATGTGAATTAGGAAAGATTGGTCGATTAAATATGAACCGGAGACTGAATCTTGATATACCCCATAACAATACATTTTTGTTACCACGAGATATATTGGCAGCTGCAGATCGTTTGAttgaaatgaaatttggaatgggTACACTTGACGATATGaatcatttaaaaaataaacGTATTCGTTCTGTAGCGGATCTCTTACAAGATCAATTCGGATTGGCTCTGATTCGTTTAGAAAATGTAGTTAGAGGGACTATATGTGGAGCAATTAGGCATAAATTGATACCGACCCCTCAAAATTTGGTAACTTCAACTCCATTAACAACCACTTATGAATCTTTTTTTGGATTACACCCATTATCTCAAGTTTTGGATCGAACTAATCCATTGACACAAATAGTTCATGGGAGAAAATTGAGTTATTTGGGTCCTGGAGGATTAACAGGACGAACTGCTAGTTTTCGGATACGAGATATCCACCCTAGTCATTATGGGCGCATTTGCCCAATTGACACGTCTGAAGGAATCAATGTTGGACTTATTGGATCTTTAGCAATTCATGCCAAGATTGGTCATTGGGGGTCTTTAGAAAGCCCATTTTATGAAATCTCTGAGGGATCAAAAAAAGTACGGATGTTTTATTTATCGCCAAATAGAGAGGAATACTATATGGTAGCGGCAGGAAATTATTTGGCGCTGAATCGAGGTGTTCAGGAAAAACAGGTTGCTCCGGCTCGATATCGTCAAGAATTCCTGACTATTGCATGGGAACAGGTGCATCTTCGAAGTATTTTTCCCTTCCAATATTTTTCTATTGGAGCTTCCCTCATTCCTTTTATCGAGCATAATGATGCGAATCGggctttaatgagttctaatatGCAACGTCAAGCAGTTCCACTTTCTCGGTCCGAAAAATGCATTGTTGGAACTGGATTGGAACGCCAAGTGGCTCTAGATTCAGGGGTTCCTGCTATAGCCGAACACGAGGGAAAGATAATTTATACTGATATTGACAAGATCATTTTATCGGGCAATGGGGATACTCTACGCATTCCATTAGTTATGTATCAACGTTCCAACAAAAATACTTGTATGCATCAAAAAACCCAGCTTCGGCGGGGTAAATGCATTAAAAAGGGACAAGTTTTAGCAGATGGTGCCGCTACAGTTGGTGGCGAACTTGCCTTGGGCAAAAACGTATTAGTCGCTTATATGCCATGGGAAGGTTACAATTTTGAGGATGCGGTACTCATTAGCGAACGTCTGGTATATGAAGATATTTATACTTCTTTTCACATACGGAAATATGAAATTCAGACTCATGTGACAAGCCAAGGACCTGAAAGGATCACTAACGAAATACCGCATCTAGAGGCCCATTTACTCCGAAATTTAGACAAAAACGGAATTGTGATGCTAGGATCTTGGGTAGAAACGGGCGATATTTTAGTAGGTAAATTAACGCCTCAAATGGCGAAAGAATCATCGTATGCTCCAGAAGATAGATTATTAAGAGCCATACTTGGTATTCAGGTATCTACTTCAAAAGAAACTTGTCTAAAACTACCTATAGGTGGTAGGGGTCGAGTTATTGATGTGAGATGGATTCAGAAAAAAGGGGGTTCCAGTTATAATCCGGAAACGATTCGTGTATATATTTTACAGAAACGTGAAATcaaagtgggtgataaagtagcTGGAAGACATGGAAATAAAggcatcatttcaaaaattttgcCTAGACAAGATATGCCTTATTTGCAAGATGGAAGACCTGTTGATATGGTCTTCAACCCATTAGGAGTACCTTCACGAATGAATGTAGGACAGATATTTGAATGCTCACTCGGGTTAACGGGAGATCTGCTAGATAGACATTATCGAATAGCACCCTTTGATGAGAGATATGAACAAGAGGCTTCGAGAAAACTAGTGTTTTCTGAATTATATGAAGCCAGTAAGCAAACAGCAAATCCGTGGGTATTTGAACCCGAGTATCCGGGAAAAAGTAGAATATTTGATGGAAGAACGGGGGATCCTTTTGAACAGCCTGTTATAATAGGAAAGCCTTATATCTTGAAATTAATTCATCAAGTTGATGATAAAATACATGGACGTTCCAGTGGACATTATGCACTTGTTACACAACAACCCCTTAGAGGAAGGGCCAAGCAAGGTGGACAACGGGTCGGAGAAATGGAGGTTTGGGCTCTAGAGGGATTTGGTGTTTCTCATATTTTACAAGAAATGCTTACTTATAAATCTGATCATATTAGAGCTCGCCAAGAAGTGCTTGGTACTACGATCATTGGAGGAACAATACCTAAACCTGAAGATGCTCCAGAATCTTTTCGATTGCTCGTTCGAGAACTACGATCTTTGGCTCTGGAACTGAATCATTTCCTTGTATCTGAGAAGAACTTCCAGATTAATAGGAAGGAAGCTTAA
- the LOC131176871 gene encoding DNA-directed RNA polymerase subunit beta' — MNQNFSSMIDRYKHQQLRIGSVSPQQISAWANKILPNGEIVGEVTKPYTFHYKTNKPEKDGLFCERIFGPIKSGICACGNYRVIRNEKEDQKFCEQCGVEFMDSRIRRYQMGYIKLACPVTHVWYLKRLPSYIANLLDKPLKELEGLVYCDFSFARPIAKKPTFLRLRGSFEYEIQSWKYSIPLFFTTQGFDTFRNREISTGAGAIREQLADLDLRIIIDYSLVEWKELGEEGPTGNEWEDRKVGRRKDFLVRRVELAKHFIRTNIEPEWMVLCLLPVLPPELRPIIQIDGGKLMSSDINELYRRVIYRNNTLIDLLTTSRSTPGELVMCQEKLVQEAVDTLLDNGIRGQPMRDGHNKVYKSFSDVIEGKEGRFRETMLGKRVDYSGRSVIVVGPSLSLHRCGLPREIAIELFQIFVIRGLIRQHLASNIGVAKSKIREKEPIVWEILHEVMQGHPVLLNRAPTLHRLGIQAFQPILVEGRAICLHPLVCKGFNADFDGDQMAVHVPLSLEAQAEARLLMFSHMNLLSPAIGDPISVPTQDMLIGLYVLTSGNCRGICANRYNPCNRRNYQNKRIDGNNDKYTKEPFFSNSYDALGAYRQKRIHLDSPLWLRWQLDQRAITSREAPIEVHYESLGTYHEIYEHYLIVKNIKKEILCIYIRTTVGHISLYREIEEAIQGFCQACSDSI, encoded by the exons ATGAATCAGAATTTTTCTTCTATGATTGATCGGTATAAACATCAACAACTCCGAATTGGATCAGTTTCGCCTCAACAAATAAGTGCTTGGGCCAATAAAATCCTACCTAACGGAGAGATTGTTGGAGAGGTGACAAAACCCTATACTTTTCATTACAAAACCAATAAACCTGAAAAAGATGGATTATTTTGTGAAAGAATTTTTGGGCCTATAAAAAGTGGAATTTGTGCTTGTGGAAATTATCGAGTAATCAGGAAtgaaaaagaagaccaaaaattttGTGAACAATGCGGAGTCGAATTTATGGATTCTCGGATACGAAGATATCAAATGGGCTACATCAAACTAGCATGCCCAGTAACTCATGTGTGGTATTTGAAACGTCTTCCTAGTTATATCGCAAATCTTTTAGATAAACCTCTTAAAGAATTAGAAGGCCTAGTATACTGCGAT TTTTCTTTTGCTAGGCCCATAGCTAAAAAACCTACTTTTTTACGATTACGAGGTTCATTCGAATATGAAATCCAATCCTGGAAATACAGTATTCCACTTTTTTTTACTACCCAAGGCTTCGATACATTTCGAAATCGAGAAATTTCTACAGGAGCTGGTGCTATCCGAGAACAATTAGCCGATCTGGATTTGCGAATTATTATAGATTATTCATTGGTAGAATGGAAAGAATTAGGGGAAGAAGGGCCTACCGGGAATGAATGGGAAGATCGAAAAGTTGGAAGAAGAAAGGATTTTTTGGTTAGACGTGTGGAATTAGCTAAGCATTTTATTCGAACAAATATCGAACCAGAATGGATGGTTTTATGTCTATTACCAGTTCTTCCTCCCGAGTTGAGACCGATCATTCAGATAGATGGGGGTAAACTAATGAGTTCAGATATTAATGAACTCTATAGAAGAGTTATCTATCGGAACAATACTCTTATTGATCTATTAACAACAAGTAGATCTACCCCAGGGGAATTAGTAATGTGTCAGGAGAAATTGGTACAAGAAGCCGTGGATACACTTCTTGATAATGGAATCCGCGGACAACCAATGAGGGACGGTCATAATAAGGTTTACAAGTCGTTTTCGGATGTAATTGAAGGCAAAGAAGGAAGATTTCGTGAGACTATGCTTGGCAAACGGGTTGATTATTCGGGGCGTTCTGTCATTGTCGTAGGCCCCTCACTTTCATTACATCGATGTGGATTGCCTCGCGAAATAGCAATAGAGCTTTTCCAGATATTTGTAATTCGTGGTCTAATTAGACAACATCTTGCTTCGAACATAGGAGTTGCTAAGAGTAAAATTCGGGAAAAAGAGCCAATTGTATGGGAAATACTTCACGAAGTTATGCAGGGGCATCCAGTATTACTGAATAGAGCGCCGACTCTGCATAGATTAGGCATACAGGCATTCCAACCCATTTTAGTGGAAGGCCGCGCTATTTGTTTACATCCATTAGTTTGTAAGGGATTCAATGCAGACTTTGATGGGGATCAAATGGCTGTTCATGTACCTTTATCGTTGGAGGCTCAAGCAGAGGCTCGTTTACTTATGTTTTCTCATATGAATCTCTTGTCTCCAGCTATTGGGGATCCCATTTCCGTACCAACTCAAGATATGCTTATTGGGCTCTATGTATTAACAAGCGGGAATTGTCGAGGTATTTGTGCAAATAGGTATAATCCATGTAATCGCagaaattatcaaaataaaaGAATTGACGGTAATAACGATAAATATACGAAAGAACCCTTTTTTTCTAATTCCTATGATGCACTTGGCGCTTATCGGCAGAAAAGAATCCATTTAGATAGTCCTTTGTGGCTCCGGTGGCAGCTAGATCAACGCGCTATTACTTCAAGAGAAGCTCCCATCGAAGTTCACTATGAATCTTTGGGTACCTATCATGAGATTTATGAACACTATCTAAtagtaaaaaatataaaaaaagaaattctttGTATATACATTCGAACTACTGTTGGTCATATTTCTCTTTATCGAGAAATCGAAGAAGCTATACAAGGGTTTTGCCAAGCCTGCTCAGATAGTATCTAA